AGCTGGTTGTCTGGCCTGTTTTAGGCAGATCGACAAAGGGCACTTCAAAAACCCCCATATCCGGAGCGGCATCCCTTGTCCGCGGTATACCCTCCGGATCCAGCACTGGAAAAAACGGAGCGGAGTCCGTAGCGGCATCTTTGCACGGGGAATCGGTTCGGACATGATAATCTCCGCCGATCGGGTCGGCAAACAGGGGATCGGTGCTGATGTTGTCTGCCTGGGAAAACAAACCGCCACCGACTTCAATATGAAAGTCCTGGTAGCAGTTGTTATACAGGTTGACCTCTGTATTACCGCCGTTTCCGTTCCCGTCATCATCTATGTGGATATCCTGGCCGGCCCCGCTGGATGTATTGCCCCAGACGATATTGTTGTAAATATTGGCAACCGCGGTTTCCCGATACAGGGAAATATGAATACCGCCGCCGCCCAAACCGCCGGTGCTGTTGCCGCTGAAGGTGTTGTGTGTAAAAAATACTACGCCATCGCTTGTATAAGACATCGCCCCACCGCTTCGAGAACCGGAAGTATTCTGCTGAAAGAGATTGTTGGTAAACAGCACAGCACCATTGCTGGAATCACCATAAGCGCCGCCACCGCTAAAATCAGCAAAATTCAGTCTAAAAATATTGTTATCATAAGTGACAGTGCCGTTAGAACTAATTGCGTACGCACCTCCGCCGCGGTTGTCGGAGCTGTTTCCGCTAAAGGAGTTATTGCTAATGGTTACATCACCCGTGGGAACGAAAGCCTCGGCTGAAACGGCGTATAAACCGCCGCCGTATTGTCCGCTAATTCCAATGTTTCCAATAAACTCGCAGCGTTGGACAGCGATATCAGCCTGTCTGGTTCTAATATACAGACCCACTCCATCTGCCGTAGAATTTCCATTTTGGAAGGTTATGCCGGTTACAGTGATACCTGCAGCAGTATCATCTGCAAGTCCCGTGGTAGCAAGGTTCATCACCTGCTCCGTGGTGCCGCCGTCAAGAATGGTATTTCCCGCTCCTCCTCCCCGAATGGTGAGAAGGCGGTTTTCCGTTGCCGCCGGGTTGTAAGCAAACGAACTCCCCGAAGTATTATACGTTCCTGCGGCAATGTTAATGATGTCATCTTCGTTGTTGGCGGCCGCAGTTGTCAGTGCGGCACGAAGCTCGGTCTCATTGGAGGCATTAAAAATCGCGGCCTGACTGCCGCCGGCCATTGTCATAATGGCTACCAAAACCAGAATGAATACCGATGTTTTCATTGGTCAACCTCCTTTTGTTTTATTTCGTAGCCTTTTTTATAATAAAATGATGAAGCCGTCAATGAAATGGATCACACCAAATCTGTGAAATTGGTCACAGATGCATCACCACTTTCAGCGGCTATTTTAAATGCAATTGCCGGATTATCCCTCCCGAGACCATCCACCTCAATCCTTGATTTGTGATTATATTTTGACAAATTGTATGAAAATATGTATCGAATAAGATCATGACAGGGTGGTGGAGAATAGAATTCAACGGGATGCTGGGCCTGATATTATTCCGCTGCAATGGTTCGGCACCCGATATACTGGCAAAATAAAAGCTTGCCTTATGGAGACTCTGTTTCAGAGGAATTCTAAGGGTGGATACAATGTCGATAAAAACCATTAAAAAGGAGATTGGAAAATGACAACAAGCGATGAAACTAAAACAAAGCCTCTCTGGTTGTTAATCGAGGAGAATTTCCTTGAGCTTGATTTGCAGGACCTCTCAGGGGAAAATCGTGAAGCAGCGATTCAACGGATTGCAGGTAACCTTGACAATGCCGGCTATAATGTTTCGCATCATGGGGGCAATTTGCTTCAATTGAGATGGGCCATGGATGACATGCAAAAAGCAGGCAGGCCCCTTATAAAAGATTTAAACAAGGCAATCGCAGCCCTTACCCTGGAGGACTTGGCCGACCAATATCTGGCTTCCAGTAAGCTCATCAACGACCTCGCGGAGACGTGGCCCAAGCTCAAAAAATCCGAATGCAGGCCGGATGTGATACAAATGATCGAGAAGGTAAAACTCGATCTACTCATTAAAAAAGCCAAAGATCTGCCAGACGATGAAGGTATCCGACTTCTCATTGGAGAAAAGGTAGATGATGAAGTGATCATAAACGCGCTTGGCATCAATGAAGAGAAGCTGGGTGAGGTGCACACCCAGATCAAAAAGGAAAAAGCAGAGAGGGAAAGAGTCGCAACGCTGATCGAGTCGGTAGAGGGCAAGACCGACGAAGAAAGGGTGAAGCACCTCATTGAGAATAATGTCGCGGAAAATTTAATAATCGAGATGGCGAACGTGGACCAGGGCTTGGTCGATGGTGTCAAACAGTCAATGGAAGAAGCGCTAAAGGAACAGCAAAGGTTGGCAGAAGAAGCGGCCGCAAAGAAAAAGAAAGAGGCTGAAGGACCTTCACTGGAAAACATTCCGTCGGATCAGATGCTCGAATACATCGAGTCCATTCGCGAAATCATGGAATTCAGCGAAGAAGAAAAAGAAATCAGAGTGATGTGCGACCAGAGCGCCATTCCTAAGAGCCTGGTGGACATCGCAGTTTCGGAACCGGGCAAACTGGATGAGCTGGAAAAAAAAGCGGAAGGATAGTATGGTCAGAGGCAGGGTAAATCACCCTGCCTCTGGTCCCTTCGACAAGCTCGGCGTTAACATGACGTTTAGCAACATACCCCAAGGCATCGGTTGCCAGTCATTCCTTACCTATCTCAAATGTTCAGAAAAAGAGACAGGCTTCCTTATTTTTTGACCAGCCATTTAATTTGGTTTTGAACAAATGAATATACTCAGACAGCTTCCTCATTTAAAACGGACCATATCTATGAAAATTACTTTAATGTAAAGCAGCAGGAAGTATACTTTATTGGATTTTAAAACCACAAATTCCCGTCGTACAATTTTTGGAATATCATCATTCCAGGCCCTTGCCATGTTCCGACGGGGCCTGTTTTATAACTATCTTTCGATTTACCTCCGACATTTTCTTGGGCTCAGTGTGACTGAAACCACCCTCTTTGCCACCCTTCCCATGATCGCCAATGTGGTTTTCCAGACCTTTGTGTGGGGCTCCGTTTCAGACCGGTTTCAGCTTCGTCGAACATTGATTGTATGGGGTGAGCTTTTAGCCGGTGTGGGAACGTTTTTTATCTGGTATGCTCACCGTCTGACCGAAAGTCAAATCTGGGCAGGTTATATCATTATTATTGGTCTCACGGCCGTTGAAATTTTCTGGTCCATGTCCAATGTGGGGTGGAGTGCATTGATTTCGGATATTTATAAAGAAGAGAAACGCGGCAAGGTACAG
Above is a window of Thermodesulfobacteriota bacterium DNA encoding:
- a CDS encoding DUF1566 domain-containing protein translates to MKTSVFILVLVAIMTMAGGSQAAIFNASNETELRAALTTAAANNEDDIINIAAGTYNTSGSSFAYNPAATENRLLTIRGGGAGNTILDGGTTEQVMNLATTGLADDTAAGITVTGITFQNGNSTADGVGLYIRTRQADIAVQRCEFIGNIGISGQYGGGLYAVSAEAFVPTGDVTISNNSFSGNSSDNRGGGAYAISSNGTVTYDNNIFRLNFADFSGGGAYGDSSNGAVLFTNNLFQQNTSGSRSGGAMSYTSDGVVFFTHNTFSGNSTGGLGGGGIHISLYRETAVANIYNNIVWGNTSSGAGQDIHIDDDGNGNGGNTEVNLYNNCYQDFHIEVGGGLFSQADNISTDPLFADPIGGDYHVRTDSPCKDAATDSAPFFPVLDPEGIPRTRDAAPDMGVFEVPFVDLPKTGQTTSYFTGDDGDIEAGAGWPSPRFTDNGNGTITDNLTGLMWTQDANLDGAKSWVAALSFVNALNLDGYGDWRLANVNELESLINTQEASPAAWLATQGFTNVQAAYYWSATTSIEDTSDAFSFFMNSGSSVDIAKSSLYFLWPVRGATTHPAQLWKTGQTVSYAAGDDGDLETGVTRPTARFLDNGDGTVTDNLTGLMWSRNANLDSIKPWTDALSYIDTLNLAGHEDWRLPNRKEFISLMDYSESNPALPAGHPFLDVQTGTSYWTSTTTALNTDFAWLIRLGAGSLGYTNKTSSYYVWAVRGKLGPPNQGGSPTPPGGGGGGSGGCFITTLDH